A window of Ciconia boyciana chromosome 27, ASM3463844v1, whole genome shotgun sequence contains these coding sequences:
- the CCDC65 gene encoding dynein regulatory complex subunit 2 isoform X1, translating into MPAKRRPRAAAPMAAEDGLLLLQSQALAEEEAAKTKGEMLTRFLKDKLAKEERSSSLNLRKLGTQWRAVLRETKDKELRQDIEILSQTFARVMDCKDSVIESLATDLEEAEEQHAQALRSHLHNVDRLLQLQRGRLTCLEEGYSTQLEALKTEFEAERRTILEQHERESCYLRDVALAAEENYAKNDHEATLNFQSARDDIKSKSLQEKQYSRMQLGGKAEVLWEQFQRAMQSYTEATEHQKIAFEALKQKDEKSSREIEMQAKKLQKLQDLVTATKGRIAAHLRESEEQNRCAREEKERVLGQLQELKSGMNQARAKAHGSLARLTVQSGAALKALARVVEKAQRVLRLAEMCRRLETEEEKVLPFYPSSLAEEEQRDARQVLEETPAEPLARAMQDYVGLERFWQRFNKAKLEEQALERERAALSQRNRRLRELLRQYLAGISVSQEVLDEPNPLLAIEHKSCVPKDLPRAGGGRARGYQGAAHPNSLLGGDTHPDPIPSSAGTV; encoded by the exons ATGCCAGCCAAGCGTCGCCCGCGGGCGGCAGCCCCCATGGCGGCGGAGGAcgggctcctgctgctgcagagccaggcgCTGGCCGAGGAGGAGGCGGCCAAGACGAAGGGGGAGATGCTCACCCGGTTCCTGAAG GACAAGCTGGCCAAGGAGGAGCGCAGCAGCAGCCTGAACCTCCGCAAGCTCGGCACGCAGTGGCGGGCGGTGCTGCGGGAGACCAAGGACAAGGAGCTGCGCCAGGACATCGAGATCCTCAGCCAGACCTTCGCGCGGGTGATGGACTGCAAGGACAGCGTCATCGAG TCCCTGGCCACAGACCtggaggaggcggaggagcaGCACGCCCAGGCCCTGCGCAGCCACCTGCACAACGTCGACcgcctgctgcagctccagcgCGGGCGCCTGACGTGCCTGGAGGAGGGGTACAGCACCCAGCTGGAGGCCCTGAAGACAGAGTTTGAGGCCGAGAG GAGGACCATCCTTGAGCAGCACGAGCGAGAAAGCTGCTACCTGCGGGACGTGGCGCTGGCCGCGGAGGAGAATTACGCCAAGAATGACCATGAGGCCACGCTGAATTTCCAGAGTGCCCGGGATGACATCAAGAGCAAG AGCCTGCAGGAGAAGCAGTACAGCCGCATGCAGCTGGGCGGGAAGGCGGAGGTGCTCTGGGAGCAGTTCCAGCGGGCCATGCAGAGCTACACGGAGGCCACCGAGCACCAGAAGATCGCTTTTGAGGCACTGAAGCAGAAGGACGAGAAGAGCTCCAGGGAGATAGAGATGCAGGCaaagaagctgcaaaagctCCAG GACTTGGTCACGGCCACCAAGGGCCGGATTGCGGCTCACCTCCGGGAGAGCGAGGAGCAGAACCGGTGCGCacgggaggagaaggaaagggtcCTCGGGCAGCTCCAGGAGCTCAAGAGCGGGATGAACCAGGCCAGGGCTAAGGCCCACGGCAGCCTGGCCAGGCTCACCGTGCAGAGTGGTGCTGCCCTGAAGGCGCTGGCGCGGGTGGTGGAGAAG gcccagCGCGTCCTGCGGCTGGCCGAGATGTGCCGCAGgctggagacagaggaagagaaggtgCTGCCCTTCTACCCTTCCTcgctggcagaggaggagcagcgAGACGCCCGGCAAGTCCTTGAGGAGACGCCCGCAGAGCCCTTGGCCCGG gCCATGCAGGACTACGTGGGGCTGGAGCGCTTCTGGCAGCGGTTCAACAAGGCGAAGCTGGAGGAGCAGGCGCTGGAGCGGGAGCGGGCGGCCCTGAGCCAGAGGAACCGGCGCCTGCGGGAGCTGCTCAGGCAGTACCTGGCGGGGATCTCCGTTAGCCAGGAGGTGCTCGATGAGCCCAACCCGCTCCTCGCCATCGAGCACAAGAGCTGCGTCCCCAAGGACTTGCCCCGTGCTGGGGGGGGCCGTGCACGAGGTTATCAGGGTGCTGCACACCCCAACAGCctcttgggaggggacacccaCCCAGATCCCATCCCCAGCTCCGCCGGCACCGTCTGA
- the CCDC65 gene encoding dynein regulatory complex subunit 2 isoform X2 → MPAKRRPRAAAPMAAEDGLLLLQSQALAEEEAAKTKGEMLTRFLKDKLAKEERSSSLNLRKLGTQWRAVLRETKDKELRQDIEILSQTFARVMDCKDSSLATDLEEAEEQHAQALRSHLHNVDRLLQLQRGRLTCLEEGYSTQLEALKTEFEAERRTILEQHERESCYLRDVALAAEENYAKNDHEATLNFQSARDDIKSKSLQEKQYSRMQLGGKAEVLWEQFQRAMQSYTEATEHQKIAFEALKQKDEKSSREIEMQAKKLQKLQDLVTATKGRIAAHLRESEEQNRCAREEKERVLGQLQELKSGMNQARAKAHGSLARLTVQSGAALKALARVVEKAQRVLRLAEMCRRLETEEEKVLPFYPSSLAEEEQRDARQVLEETPAEPLARAMQDYVGLERFWQRFNKAKLEEQALERERAALSQRNRRLRELLRQYLAGISVSQEVLDEPNPLLAIEHKSCVPKDLPRAGGGRARGYQGAAHPNSLLGGDTHPDPIPSSAGTV, encoded by the exons ATGCCAGCCAAGCGTCGCCCGCGGGCGGCAGCCCCCATGGCGGCGGAGGAcgggctcctgctgctgcagagccaggcgCTGGCCGAGGAGGAGGCGGCCAAGACGAAGGGGGAGATGCTCACCCGGTTCCTGAAG GACAAGCTGGCCAAGGAGGAGCGCAGCAGCAGCCTGAACCTCCGCAAGCTCGGCACGCAGTGGCGGGCGGTGCTGCGGGAGACCAAGGACAAGGAGCTGCGCCAGGACATCGAGATCCTCAGCCAGACCTTCGCGCGGGTGATGGACTGCAAGGACAGC TCCCTGGCCACAGACCtggaggaggcggaggagcaGCACGCCCAGGCCCTGCGCAGCCACCTGCACAACGTCGACcgcctgctgcagctccagcgCGGGCGCCTGACGTGCCTGGAGGAGGGGTACAGCACCCAGCTGGAGGCCCTGAAGACAGAGTTTGAGGCCGAGAG GAGGACCATCCTTGAGCAGCACGAGCGAGAAAGCTGCTACCTGCGGGACGTGGCGCTGGCCGCGGAGGAGAATTACGCCAAGAATGACCATGAGGCCACGCTGAATTTCCAGAGTGCCCGGGATGACATCAAGAGCAAG AGCCTGCAGGAGAAGCAGTACAGCCGCATGCAGCTGGGCGGGAAGGCGGAGGTGCTCTGGGAGCAGTTCCAGCGGGCCATGCAGAGCTACACGGAGGCCACCGAGCACCAGAAGATCGCTTTTGAGGCACTGAAGCAGAAGGACGAGAAGAGCTCCAGGGAGATAGAGATGCAGGCaaagaagctgcaaaagctCCAG GACTTGGTCACGGCCACCAAGGGCCGGATTGCGGCTCACCTCCGGGAGAGCGAGGAGCAGAACCGGTGCGCacgggaggagaaggaaagggtcCTCGGGCAGCTCCAGGAGCTCAAGAGCGGGATGAACCAGGCCAGGGCTAAGGCCCACGGCAGCCTGGCCAGGCTCACCGTGCAGAGTGGTGCTGCCCTGAAGGCGCTGGCGCGGGTGGTGGAGAAG gcccagCGCGTCCTGCGGCTGGCCGAGATGTGCCGCAGgctggagacagaggaagagaaggtgCTGCCCTTCTACCCTTCCTcgctggcagaggaggagcagcgAGACGCCCGGCAAGTCCTTGAGGAGACGCCCGCAGAGCCCTTGGCCCGG gCCATGCAGGACTACGTGGGGCTGGAGCGCTTCTGGCAGCGGTTCAACAAGGCGAAGCTGGAGGAGCAGGCGCTGGAGCGGGAGCGGGCGGCCCTGAGCCAGAGGAACCGGCGCCTGCGGGAGCTGCTCAGGCAGTACCTGGCGGGGATCTCCGTTAGCCAGGAGGTGCTCGATGAGCCCAACCCGCTCCTCGCCATCGAGCACAAGAGCTGCGTCCCCAAGGACTTGCCCCGTGCTGGGGGGGGCCGTGCACGAGGTTATCAGGGTGCTGCACACCCCAACAGCctcttgggaggggacacccaCCCAGATCCCATCCCCAGCTCCGCCGGCACCGTCTGA
- the RND1 gene encoding rho-related GTP-binding protein Rho6 isoform X2 has translation MRERRPVPAAPARCKLVLVGDVQCGKTAMLQTYVPTVFENYTACLASEEQRVELSLWDTSGSPYYDNVRPLCYSDSDAVLLCFDISRPETLDSASKKWKSEILDYCPNTRVLLIGCKTDLRTDLSTLMELSHQKQAPISYEQGCAAARQLGAESYLECSAFTSEKSVHSIFRTVSGICLSKAPPQPPKSPPRSLSKRLLHLPSRSELISSAFKKEKAKSCSVM, from the exons ATGCGGGAGCGGAGGCCGGTaccggccgccccggcccgtTGCAAGCTGGTGCTGGTGGGCGACGTGCAGTGCGGCAAGACGGCCATGCTGCAG ACGTACGTGCCCACCGTGTTTGAGAACTACACGGCGTGTCTGGCCAGCGAGGAGCAGCGGGTGGAGCTGAGCCTCTGGGACACCTCCG GCTCTCCCTACTATGACAACGTGCGTCCGCTCTGCTACAGCGACTCGGACGCCGTCCTGCTCTGCTTCGACATCAGCCGCCCCGAGACCCTGGACAGCGCGTCCAAGAAg TGGAAGTCGGAGATCCTGGACTATTGCCCCAACACGCGGGTGCTGCTCATCGGCTGCAAGACGGACCTACGGACAGACCTGAGCACCCTCATGGAGCTCTCCCACCAGAAGCAGGCACCCATCTCCTATGAGCAG GGCTGTGCGGCCGCCAGACAGCTGGGAGCCGAGAGCTACCTGGAGTGCTCGGCCTTCACCTCGGAGAAGAGCGTACACAGCATCTTCCGGACTGTGTCCGGCATCTGCCTCAGCAAagcccccccgcagccccccaaaagcccccCCCGCAGCCTCTCCAAGAGACTCCTGCACCTGCCCAGCCGCTCCGAGCTCATCTCTTCCGccttcaagaaggaaaaagcaaaaagctgctCCGTCATGTGA
- the RND1 gene encoding rho-related GTP-binding protein Rho6 isoform X1, whose translation MRERRPVPAAPARCKLVLVGDVQCGKTAMLQVLAKDCYPETYVPTVFENYTACLASEEQRVELSLWDTSGSPYYDNVRPLCYSDSDAVLLCFDISRPETLDSASKKWKSEILDYCPNTRVLLIGCKTDLRTDLSTLMELSHQKQAPISYEQGCAAARQLGAESYLECSAFTSEKSVHSIFRTVSGICLSKAPPQPPKSPPRSLSKRLLHLPSRSELISSAFKKEKAKSCSVM comes from the exons ATGCGGGAGCGGAGGCCGGTaccggccgccccggcccgtTGCAAGCTGGTGCTGGTGGGCGACGTGCAGTGCGGCAAGACGGCCATGCTGCAGGTGCTGGCTAAGGACTGCTACCCTGAG ACGTACGTGCCCACCGTGTTTGAGAACTACACGGCGTGTCTGGCCAGCGAGGAGCAGCGGGTGGAGCTGAGCCTCTGGGACACCTCCG GCTCTCCCTACTATGACAACGTGCGTCCGCTCTGCTACAGCGACTCGGACGCCGTCCTGCTCTGCTTCGACATCAGCCGCCCCGAGACCCTGGACAGCGCGTCCAAGAAg TGGAAGTCGGAGATCCTGGACTATTGCCCCAACACGCGGGTGCTGCTCATCGGCTGCAAGACGGACCTACGGACAGACCTGAGCACCCTCATGGAGCTCTCCCACCAGAAGCAGGCACCCATCTCCTATGAGCAG GGCTGTGCGGCCGCCAGACAGCTGGGAGCCGAGAGCTACCTGGAGTGCTCGGCCTTCACCTCGGAGAAGAGCGTACACAGCATCTTCCGGACTGTGTCCGGCATCTGCCTCAGCAAagcccccccgcagccccccaaaagcccccCCCGCAGCCTCTCCAAGAGACTCCTGCACCTGCCCAGCCGCTCCGAGCTCATCTCTTCCGccttcaagaaggaaaaagcaaaaagctgctCCGTCATGTGA
- the DDX23 gene encoding probable ATP-dependent RNA helicase DDX23 isoform X1 — MAGELADKKDRDVSPAKEERKRSRSPDRDRDRERERDRKGSPSKDRKRHRSRDRRRGSRSRSRSRSKSPERDRRHKERDRDRGKKDRDREKDGHRRDKDRKRSSLSPSRGKDSKSRKERDSRKAEEEEENALKKEKAQPLSLEELLAKKKAEEEAEAKPKFLSKAEREAEALRRRQQEVEERQRLLEEERKKRKQFQEMGRKMLEDPQERERRERRERMERETNGTEDEEGRQKIREEKDKSKELHAIKERYLGGVKKRRRTRHLNDRKFVFEWDASEDTSIDYNPLYKERHQVQLLGRGFIAGIDLKQQKREQSRFYGDLMEKRRTLEEKEQEEARLRKLRKKEAKQRWDDRHWSQKKLDEMTDRDWRIFREDYSITTKGGKIPNPIRSWKDSSLPPHILEVIDKCGYKEPTPIQRQAIPIGLQNRDIIGVAETGSGKTAAFLIPLLVWITTLPKIDRIEESDQGPYAIILAPTRELAQQIEEETIKFGKPLGIRTVAVIGGISREDQGFRLRMGCEIVIATPGRLIDVLENRYLVLSRCTYVVLDEADRMIDMGFEPDVQKILEHMPVTNQKPDTDEAEDPEKMLANFESGKHKYRQTVMFTATMPPAVERLARSYLRRPAVVYIGSAGKPHERVEQKVFLMSESEKRKKLLAILEQGFDPPIIIFVNQKKGCDVLAKSLEKMGYNACTLHGGKGQEQREFALSNLKAGAKDILVATDVAGRGIDIHDVSMVVNYDMAKNIEDYIHRIGRTGRAGKSGVAITFLTKEDSTVFYDLKQAILESPVSSCPPELANHPDAQHKPGTILTKKRREETIFA; from the exons ATGGCCGGAGAACTGGCAGACAAGAAGGACCGGGACGTGTCCCCTgccaaggaggagaggaaacGTTCCCGCTCCCCGGACAGGGATCGGGaccgggagcgggagcgggaccGCAAGGGTTCCCCCTCCAAGGACAGAAAGCGGCATCGGTCCCGGGACAGGAGACGAGGCAGCCGGTCGCGGTCCCGCTCCCGGTCCAAGTCGCCAGAGAG GGATCGCCGGCACAAAGAGCGTGACCGGGACCGGGGCAAGAAGGACCGGGACCGGGAGAAGGATGGGCACCGGCGGGACAAGGACAGGAAGCGGTCGAG CTTGTCCCCGAGCAGGGGCAAGGACTCAAAGTCCCGGAAGGAGCGGGACTCAcggaaagcagaggaggaggaggagaatgccctgaagaaggagaag GCCCAGCCCCTGTCcttggaggagctgctggctaAGAAGAAGGCTGAAGAGGAGGCGGAAGCCAAG CCCAAGTTCCTGTCCAAGGCGGAGCGGGAGGCCGAGGCCttgcggcggcggcagcaggaggtggaggagcggcagcggctgctggaggaggagaggaagaagaggaagcagTTCCAGGAAATGGGGAGGAAGATGCTGG aaGACCCCCAGGAGCGTGAGCGCAGGGAGCGCCGCGAGCGCATGGAGCGGGAGACCAACGGCACGGAGGATGAGGAGGGCAGGCAGAAGATCCGGGAGGAGAAAGACAAGAGCAAAGAGCTCCACGCCATCAAG GAGCGTTACCTGGGAGGAGTGAAGAAGCGGAGACGCACGCGGCACCTGAACGACCGCAAGTTTGTCTTTGAGTGGGACGCGTCGGAAGACACATCCATTGATTACAACCCCCT GTACAAGGAGCGGCACCAAGTGCAGCTGCTGGGCCGGGGCTTCATCGCAGGGATCGACCTGAAGCAGCAGAAACGGGAACAGTCGCGCTTCTACGGGGACCTGATGGAGAAGAGGCGGAcgctggaggagaaggagcaggagga GGCCCGGCTGCGGAAGCTGCGGAAGAAGGAGGCCAAGCAGCGCTGGGACGACCGGCACTGGTCCCAGAAGAAGCTGGACGAGATGACAGACAGGGACTGGCGCATCTTCCGCGAGGACTACAGCATCACCACCAAGGGGGGCAAGATCCCCAACCCCATCCGCTCCTGGAAGgactcctccctgcccccccacaTCCTGGAGGTCATCGACAAGTGCGGCTACaag GAGCCGACCCCCATCCAGCGCCAGGCCATCCCCATCGGCCTGCAGAACCGCGACATCATCGGCGTGGCCGAGACCGGCAGCGGCAAAACCGCAGCTTTCCTCATCCCGCTGCTGGTGTGGATCACCACCCTGCCCAAGATCGATCG GATTGAGGAGTCGGACCAGGGTCCCTACGCCATCATCCTGGCCCCCACCCGAGAGCTGGCCCAGCAGATTGAGGAGGAAACCATCAAGTTTGGGAAGCCTCTGGGCATCCGCACGGTGGCCGTGATCGGAGGCATCTCCCGTGAGGACCAAGGCTTCCGCCTTCGCATGGGCTGCGAG ATCGTCATCGCCACGCCAGGGCGTCTCATCGACGTGCTGGAGAACCGGTACCTGGTGTTGAGCCGCTGCACCTACGTGGTGCTGGACGAGGCGGATCGCATGATCGACATGGGCTTCGAGCCTGACGTACAGAAGATCCTGGAGCACATGCCCGTCACCAACCAAAAACCCGACACCGACGAGGCCGAGGACCCTGAGAAGATGTTGGCCAACTTTGAGTCGGGGAAGCACAAGTACAGACag ACCGTCATGTTCACGGCCACCATGCCGCCAGCGGTGGAGCGCCTGGCCCGCAGCTACCTCCGTCGTCCGGCCGTGGTCTACATCGGCTCCGCCGGCAAACCTCACGAGCGGGTGGAGCAGAAGGTCTTCCTCATGTCGGAGTCAGAGAAGAG GAAGAAGCTGTTAGCCATCCTGGAGCAGGGCTTCGACCCGCCCATCATCATCTTCGTCAACCAGAAGAAGGGCTGCGACGTGCTGGCGAAGTCCCTGGAGAAGATGGGG TACAACGCCTGCACCCTGCACGGCGGCAAAGGCCAGGAGCAGCGGGAGTTTGCCCTCTCCAACCTGAAGGCCGGGGCCAAGGACATCCTGGTGGCCACGGACGTGGCCGGACGTGGTATCGACATCCACGACGTCTCCATGGTCGTCAACTACGACATGGCCAAGAACATCGAGG ATTACATCCACCGCATCGGGCGGACGGGCCGAGCGGGGAAGAGCGGCGTAGCCATCACCTTCCTCACCAAGGAGGACTCCACCGTCTTCTACGACCTGAAGCAGGCCATCCTGGAGAGCCCGGTGTCCTCTTGCCCGCCCGAGCTGGCCAACCACCCCGACGCCCAGCACAAGCCTGGCACCATCCTCACCAAGAAGCGGCGGGAGGAAACCATCTTTGCCTGA
- the DDX23 gene encoding probable ATP-dependent RNA helicase DDX23 isoform X2, with protein MAGELADKKDRDVSPAKEERKRSRSPDRDRDRERERDRKGSPSKDRKRHRSRDRRRGSRSRSRSRSKSPERDRRHKERDRDRGKKDRDREKDGHRRDKDRKRSSLSPSRGKDSKSRKERDSRKAEEEEENALKKEKAQPLSLEELLAKKKAEEEAEAKPKFLSKAEREAEALRRRQQEVEERQRLLEEERKKRKQFQEMGRKMLDPQERERRERRERMERETNGTEDEEGRQKIREEKDKSKELHAIKERYLGGVKKRRRTRHLNDRKFVFEWDASEDTSIDYNPLYKERHQVQLLGRGFIAGIDLKQQKREQSRFYGDLMEKRRTLEEKEQEEARLRKLRKKEAKQRWDDRHWSQKKLDEMTDRDWRIFREDYSITTKGGKIPNPIRSWKDSSLPPHILEVIDKCGYKEPTPIQRQAIPIGLQNRDIIGVAETGSGKTAAFLIPLLVWITTLPKIDRIEESDQGPYAIILAPTRELAQQIEEETIKFGKPLGIRTVAVIGGISREDQGFRLRMGCEIVIATPGRLIDVLENRYLVLSRCTYVVLDEADRMIDMGFEPDVQKILEHMPVTNQKPDTDEAEDPEKMLANFESGKHKYRQTVMFTATMPPAVERLARSYLRRPAVVYIGSAGKPHERVEQKVFLMSESEKRKKLLAILEQGFDPPIIIFVNQKKGCDVLAKSLEKMGYNACTLHGGKGQEQREFALSNLKAGAKDILVATDVAGRGIDIHDVSMVVNYDMAKNIEDYIHRIGRTGRAGKSGVAITFLTKEDSTVFYDLKQAILESPVSSCPPELANHPDAQHKPGTILTKKRREETIFA; from the exons ATGGCCGGAGAACTGGCAGACAAGAAGGACCGGGACGTGTCCCCTgccaaggaggagaggaaacGTTCCCGCTCCCCGGACAGGGATCGGGaccgggagcgggagcgggaccGCAAGGGTTCCCCCTCCAAGGACAGAAAGCGGCATCGGTCCCGGGACAGGAGACGAGGCAGCCGGTCGCGGTCCCGCTCCCGGTCCAAGTCGCCAGAGAG GGATCGCCGGCACAAAGAGCGTGACCGGGACCGGGGCAAGAAGGACCGGGACCGGGAGAAGGATGGGCACCGGCGGGACAAGGACAGGAAGCGGTCGAG CTTGTCCCCGAGCAGGGGCAAGGACTCAAAGTCCCGGAAGGAGCGGGACTCAcggaaagcagaggaggaggaggagaatgccctgaagaaggagaag GCCCAGCCCCTGTCcttggaggagctgctggctaAGAAGAAGGCTGAAGAGGAGGCGGAAGCCAAG CCCAAGTTCCTGTCCAAGGCGGAGCGGGAGGCCGAGGCCttgcggcggcggcagcaggaggtggaggagcggcagcggctgctggaggaggagaggaagaagaggaagcagTTCCAGGAAATGGGGAGGAAGATGCTGG ACCCCCAGGAGCGTGAGCGCAGGGAGCGCCGCGAGCGCATGGAGCGGGAGACCAACGGCACGGAGGATGAGGAGGGCAGGCAGAAGATCCGGGAGGAGAAAGACAAGAGCAAAGAGCTCCACGCCATCAAG GAGCGTTACCTGGGAGGAGTGAAGAAGCGGAGACGCACGCGGCACCTGAACGACCGCAAGTTTGTCTTTGAGTGGGACGCGTCGGAAGACACATCCATTGATTACAACCCCCT GTACAAGGAGCGGCACCAAGTGCAGCTGCTGGGCCGGGGCTTCATCGCAGGGATCGACCTGAAGCAGCAGAAACGGGAACAGTCGCGCTTCTACGGGGACCTGATGGAGAAGAGGCGGAcgctggaggagaaggagcaggagga GGCCCGGCTGCGGAAGCTGCGGAAGAAGGAGGCCAAGCAGCGCTGGGACGACCGGCACTGGTCCCAGAAGAAGCTGGACGAGATGACAGACAGGGACTGGCGCATCTTCCGCGAGGACTACAGCATCACCACCAAGGGGGGCAAGATCCCCAACCCCATCCGCTCCTGGAAGgactcctccctgcccccccacaTCCTGGAGGTCATCGACAAGTGCGGCTACaag GAGCCGACCCCCATCCAGCGCCAGGCCATCCCCATCGGCCTGCAGAACCGCGACATCATCGGCGTGGCCGAGACCGGCAGCGGCAAAACCGCAGCTTTCCTCATCCCGCTGCTGGTGTGGATCACCACCCTGCCCAAGATCGATCG GATTGAGGAGTCGGACCAGGGTCCCTACGCCATCATCCTGGCCCCCACCCGAGAGCTGGCCCAGCAGATTGAGGAGGAAACCATCAAGTTTGGGAAGCCTCTGGGCATCCGCACGGTGGCCGTGATCGGAGGCATCTCCCGTGAGGACCAAGGCTTCCGCCTTCGCATGGGCTGCGAG ATCGTCATCGCCACGCCAGGGCGTCTCATCGACGTGCTGGAGAACCGGTACCTGGTGTTGAGCCGCTGCACCTACGTGGTGCTGGACGAGGCGGATCGCATGATCGACATGGGCTTCGAGCCTGACGTACAGAAGATCCTGGAGCACATGCCCGTCACCAACCAAAAACCCGACACCGACGAGGCCGAGGACCCTGAGAAGATGTTGGCCAACTTTGAGTCGGGGAAGCACAAGTACAGACag ACCGTCATGTTCACGGCCACCATGCCGCCAGCGGTGGAGCGCCTGGCCCGCAGCTACCTCCGTCGTCCGGCCGTGGTCTACATCGGCTCCGCCGGCAAACCTCACGAGCGGGTGGAGCAGAAGGTCTTCCTCATGTCGGAGTCAGAGAAGAG GAAGAAGCTGTTAGCCATCCTGGAGCAGGGCTTCGACCCGCCCATCATCATCTTCGTCAACCAGAAGAAGGGCTGCGACGTGCTGGCGAAGTCCCTGGAGAAGATGGGG TACAACGCCTGCACCCTGCACGGCGGCAAAGGCCAGGAGCAGCGGGAGTTTGCCCTCTCCAACCTGAAGGCCGGGGCCAAGGACATCCTGGTGGCCACGGACGTGGCCGGACGTGGTATCGACATCCACGACGTCTCCATGGTCGTCAACTACGACATGGCCAAGAACATCGAGG ATTACATCCACCGCATCGGGCGGACGGGCCGAGCGGGGAAGAGCGGCGTAGCCATCACCTTCCTCACCAAGGAGGACTCCACCGTCTTCTACGACCTGAAGCAGGCCATCCTGGAGAGCCCGGTGTCCTCTTGCCCGCCCGAGCTGGCCAACCACCCCGACGCCCAGCACAAGCCTGGCACCATCCTCACCAAGAAGCGGCGGGAGGAAACCATCTTTGCCTGA